The following proteins come from a genomic window of Microbacterium sulfonylureivorans:
- a CDS encoding ABC transporter permease — protein MSSLAPAVAADGTIQLATVKVRQWKMAISLGIATLLLFLLFLLVPRDGVSTFRLGDPSSSIELPNVSVPTAATSWGVLIVLFLLTLWAVWDAWSYRRTGVWLPIVYGVLAIFAFLTWAAAGGLVPVTGLLFGSLSLAIPLIFGALGGVIGERVGVVNVAIEGQFLLGAFSAALLASITGNPFVGLIGAMIGGVLVAFVLAAFSIKYLVDQVIVGVVLNVLVTGLTGFLYGALLVPNETTLNRPVRFTRWEIPVLGDIPILGPVLFNQTFIVYLMYFTVGIVAWGLYRTRWGLRLRAVGEHPQAADTVGIKVNTSRFWNVSLAGAIAGIGGAYFTLVSVGQFTKEMTAGLGFIALAAVIFGRWDPIRATLAALLFGFATNLQNLLTVLGTPIPSEFMLMLPYLVTIIAVAGFAGQIRGPAAAGKPYIKG, from the coding sequence ATGAGCTCGCTCGCCCCCGCCGTCGCCGCCGACGGAACGATCCAGCTCGCGACCGTCAAGGTGCGCCAGTGGAAGATGGCGATCAGCCTCGGCATCGCCACCCTCCTGCTCTTCCTGCTCTTCCTGCTGGTGCCGCGCGACGGCGTGAGCACGTTCCGCCTCGGCGACCCGTCGTCCTCGATCGAGCTGCCCAATGTCAGCGTGCCGACGGCGGCGACCAGCTGGGGCGTGCTCATCGTGCTGTTCCTCCTCACGCTGTGGGCGGTGTGGGATGCCTGGTCCTATCGCCGCACGGGGGTGTGGCTGCCGATCGTCTACGGCGTGCTCGCGATCTTCGCGTTCCTCACGTGGGCGGCCGCCGGCGGTCTCGTCCCGGTCACCGGCCTGCTGTTCGGCTCGCTGTCACTCGCGATCCCGCTGATCTTCGGCGCCCTGGGCGGCGTCATCGGCGAGCGGGTCGGCGTCGTGAACGTCGCGATCGAGGGCCAGTTCCTCCTCGGCGCATTCAGCGCGGCGCTGCTCGCGAGCATCACGGGCAACCCGTTCGTCGGGCTCATCGGCGCGATGATCGGCGGGGTGCTCGTCGCCTTCGTGCTCGCGGCGTTCTCGATCAAGTACCTGGTCGACCAGGTGATCGTCGGTGTCGTGCTCAACGTGCTCGTCACGGGCCTCACGGGATTCCTCTACGGCGCGCTCCTCGTGCCGAACGAGACCACGCTCAACCGCCCGGTGCGCTTCACGCGCTGGGAGATCCCGGTGCTCGGCGACATCCCGATCCTCGGACCGGTGCTGTTCAACCAGACCTTCATCGTGTACCTCATGTACTTCACGGTCGGCATCGTGGCCTGGGGCCTCTACCGCACCCGCTGGGGTCTGCGTCTGCGGGCCGTCGGCGAGCATCCGCAGGCCGCCGACACCGTCGGCATCAAGGTCAACACCAGCCGGTTCTGGAACGTCTCGCTCGCGGGAGCGATCGCCGGCATCGGCGGCGCGTACTTCACGCTCGTCTCGGTCGGGCAGTTCACCAAGGAGATGACCGCGGGCCTCGGCTTCATCGCCCTCGCCGCCGTCATCTTCGGACGGTGGGACCCGATCCGTGCGACCCTCGCGGCGCTGCTGTTCGGCTTCGCCACCAACCTGCAGAACCTGCTCACGGTGCTCGGCACCCCGATCCCGAGCGAGTTCATGCTGATGCTGCCGTACCTCGTCACCATCA
- a CDS encoding mannose-1-phosphate guanylyltransferase — protein MPEPIDDFYAVIPAGGVGSRLWPLSRADAPKFLHDLTGSGQTLLRDTWDRLEPLAGHDRISVVTGRAHRAAVEKELPGIPDKNVFLESEPRDSAAAIGLAAAILVKREPNVIIGSFAADHVIRVPHLFDWAVRQAVATAREGYICTIGIQPSEAAVGFGYIRTGSGLVIDGAPEAALVDSFVEKPDLETAKEYFADRSYLWNAGMFISRADVLLGEIAENEPHLYAGLMDLAEAWDDRELRGPVVDRVWPTLKKIAIDYAVAEPAAARGRLAVIPGHFDWDDVGDFASLAKLNSHGRKNDLAILGENARILSDAASGIVVSQTSRVISLIGVRDIIVVDTEDALLVTTSEHAQRVKGVVDALKLNGRGDVL, from the coding sequence ATGCCTGAACCGATCGATGACTTCTACGCCGTGATCCCCGCCGGCGGCGTCGGCAGCCGGCTGTGGCCGCTGTCGAGGGCGGACGCTCCCAAGTTCCTCCACGACCTCACCGGCTCGGGCCAGACTCTCCTGCGCGACACGTGGGACCGACTGGAGCCGCTCGCCGGCCACGACCGCATCTCGGTGGTCACGGGGCGCGCGCACCGCGCCGCCGTCGAGAAGGAGCTGCCGGGCATCCCCGACAAGAACGTGTTCCTCGAATCCGAGCCCCGCGACTCGGCCGCCGCGATCGGTCTCGCCGCGGCCATCCTCGTCAAGCGCGAGCCGAACGTCATCATCGGGTCGTTCGCCGCCGACCACGTCATCCGCGTGCCGCACCTGTTCGACTGGGCCGTGAGGCAGGCGGTCGCGACGGCGCGCGAGGGCTACATCTGCACCATCGGGATCCAGCCGTCCGAGGCGGCGGTCGGCTTCGGCTACATCCGCACCGGCTCCGGGCTCGTGATCGACGGGGCCCCGGAGGCGGCGCTCGTGGACAGCTTCGTCGAGAAGCCCGACCTCGAGACGGCGAAGGAGTACTTCGCCGACCGGTCGTACCTCTGGAACGCGGGCATGTTCATCAGCCGCGCCGACGTCCTGCTCGGTGAGATCGCCGAGAACGAGCCGCACCTCTACGCGGGACTGATGGACCTCGCCGAGGCATGGGACGACCGTGAGCTCCGTGGCCCGGTCGTCGACCGGGTGTGGCCCACGCTGAAGAAGATCGCCATCGACTACGCCGTCGCCGAGCCCGCGGCCGCCCGCGGCCGCCTCGCGGTCATCCCCGGCCACTTCGACTGGGACGACGTGGGCGACTTCGCCAGCCTCGCCAAGCTCAACTCGCACGGCCGCAAGAACGACCTCGCGATCCTCGGCGAGAACGCGCGCATCCTGTCCGACGCGGCAAGCGGGATCGTGGTCAGCCAGACCTCGCGCGTGATCAGTCTGATCGGCGTGCGCGACATCATCGTGGTCGATACCGAGGACGCCCTCCTCGTGACCACGAGCGAGCACGCGCAGCGGGTCAAGGGGGTCGTCGACGCCCTCAAGCTCAACGGGCGCGGCGACGTCCTCTGA
- a CDS encoding ABC transporter ATP-binding protein, producing MKLELRGITKRFGSLVANDHIDLVVQPGEIHALLGENGAGKSTLMNVLYGLYQADEGEILLDDAVQHFRGPGDAMAAGIGMVHQHFMLIPVFTVAENVMLGHEDTKALGALDLAKARQHVRDVAQRFGFQVDPDAIVGDLPVGVQQRVEIIKALSRDAKVLVFDEPTAVLTPQETDELMAIMRQLRDEGTSIVFITHKLREVRAVADRITVIRLGKVVGEASPTATNAELASLMVGRAVELTVHKDAPKIGAGAGLSVKDLRVLTPAGAVVVDSVSFDVRPGEVVALAGVQGNGQTELVEAIVGLADRATGSISLDGEELVGRSVRSILDAGVGFVPEDRTEDGLVGAFSVAENLILDRSGDPAFVRGGTVRRSVLEDFAKARIAEYDIRTQGPDVPAGTLSGGNQQKVVIAREMSRELKLLVAAQPTRGVDVGSIEFIHTRIVETRDAGVPVLVVSTELDEVAALADRIAVMYRGAIVGIVPGDTPRDVLGLMMAGETPGDGVAA from the coding sequence ATGAAGCTCGAGCTCCGTGGGATCACGAAGCGGTTCGGGTCCCTCGTCGCGAACGACCACATCGATCTCGTGGTCCAGCCCGGTGAGATCCATGCCCTCCTGGGCGAGAACGGCGCAGGCAAGTCGACGCTGATGAACGTCCTGTACGGCCTCTATCAGGCCGACGAGGGCGAGATCCTCCTCGACGACGCGGTCCAGCATTTCCGCGGTCCCGGCGATGCCATGGCCGCGGGGATCGGCATGGTCCATCAGCACTTCATGCTCATCCCGGTCTTCACCGTCGCCGAGAACGTCATGCTCGGCCACGAAGACACCAAGGCGCTCGGCGCCCTCGATCTGGCCAAGGCCCGGCAGCATGTGCGCGACGTGGCGCAGCGCTTCGGGTTCCAGGTCGATCCCGACGCGATCGTCGGTGATCTGCCCGTCGGCGTGCAGCAGCGTGTCGAGATCATCAAGGCTCTGTCGCGAGACGCGAAAGTGCTCGTGTTCGACGAGCCGACCGCGGTGCTCACGCCCCAGGAGACCGACGAGCTCATGGCGATCATGCGCCAGCTCCGCGACGAGGGCACCTCCATCGTGTTCATCACCCACAAGCTCCGCGAGGTGCGCGCCGTCGCCGACCGCATCACCGTGATCCGGCTCGGGAAGGTCGTGGGCGAAGCATCCCCCACCGCCACCAACGCCGAGCTCGCCTCGCTCATGGTCGGCCGCGCGGTCGAGCTGACCGTCCACAAGGACGCGCCGAAGATCGGCGCGGGCGCAGGGCTGTCCGTCAAGGACCTCCGCGTGCTCACGCCCGCCGGCGCGGTCGTGGTCGACAGCGTCAGCTTCGACGTGCGTCCCGGCGAGGTCGTCGCCCTGGCCGGTGTGCAGGGGAACGGCCAGACCGAGCTCGTCGAGGCCATCGTCGGCCTCGCCGACCGGGCGACCGGATCCATCTCGCTCGACGGCGAGGAGCTCGTCGGCAGGAGCGTCCGCAGCATCCTCGACGCCGGCGTCGGCTTCGTGCCCGAGGACCGCACCGAGGACGGGCTCGTCGGGGCATTCTCGGTCGCCGAGAACCTCATCCTCGACCGGTCGGGCGACCCCGCCTTCGTGCGCGGCGGCACCGTCCGGCGCAGCGTGCTCGAGGACTTCGCCAAGGCCCGCATCGCGGAGTACGACATCCGCACGCAGGGCCCGGACGTCCCCGCGGGGACGCTGTCGGGCGGCAACCAGCAGAAGGTCGTGATCGCGCGCGAGATGAGCCGCGAGCTGAAGCTCCTCGTCGCCGCCCAGCCCACGCGCGGCGTCGACGTCGGGTCGATCGAGTTCATCCACACGAGGATCGTCGAGACGCGGGATGCCGGAGTGCCGGTGCTCGTGGTCTCGACCGAGCTCGACGAGGTGGCGGCGCTCGCCGATCGCATCGCCGTGATGTATCGCGGCGCGATCGTGGGCATCGTGCCGGGAGACACGCCGCGCGACGTACTGGGTCTGATGATGGCCGGCGAGACGCCGGGAGACGGGGTGGCCGCGTGA
- a CDS encoding ABC transporter permease — protein MNDDAKGLTPGAPDSSKGLPPEQLPTVSGPLTGTPDASPAPAPAPAPEGEVAPPPRQNVFVKDLLRSNWVTTVLAIVAAMIVGGILMALTDEDVRAASAYFFARPGDTFVAIWNSVYGGYEALFRGAVYNPRAADFLTQIRPLTNTLGFAAPLIAAGLGVALAFRVGLFNIGGRGQMLIACAVAALFTFNLDLPMFIHLPLTLAAGIAGGAIWGGIVGLLKARTGAHEVILTIMLNYVAFYLVAWMVRTPGLLQRPAGDQPISAPTPASAQFPELFGPRFPLLDWGFIIVIGATVFVWWLVERSSLGFRLRAVGENPHAARAAGISVQRMYIYAMLFAGGLAGLAAMNQIQGSVTSGFDGYIDAGIGFDAITVALLGRSRAWGVFAAGILFGALKAGSFTMQASQGIPVDIVLVVQSLIVLFIAAPPLVRTIFFLPKTDAEKAAKARAKAAKKAVAA, from the coding sequence GTGAACGACGACGCCAAGGGACTGACGCCGGGCGCGCCTGATTCGAGCAAGGGCCTCCCGCCCGAGCAGCTCCCCACGGTCTCCGGACCCCTGACGGGAACTCCGGATGCCTCGCCCGCCCCCGCTCCCGCCCCCGCCCCCGAAGGCGAGGTCGCACCGCCGCCGCGGCAGAACGTGTTCGTCAAGGATCTGCTGCGCAGCAACTGGGTCACCACGGTGCTCGCCATCGTCGCCGCCATGATCGTCGGCGGCATCCTCATGGCGCTGACCGACGAGGACGTGCGTGCGGCATCCGCCTACTTCTTCGCCCGCCCGGGCGACACGTTCGTCGCGATCTGGAACTCGGTCTACGGCGGCTACGAGGCTCTCTTCCGCGGGGCGGTCTACAACCCGCGCGCGGCCGACTTCCTGACGCAGATCCGCCCGCTGACGAACACGCTCGGCTTCGCCGCACCGCTGATCGCCGCCGGTCTCGGTGTCGCGCTCGCTTTCCGCGTCGGCCTGTTCAACATCGGCGGACGCGGCCAGATGCTCATCGCGTGCGCGGTGGCGGCCCTGTTCACCTTCAACCTCGACCTGCCGATGTTCATCCACCTGCCGCTCACGCTGGCGGCCGGAATCGCCGGCGGTGCGATCTGGGGCGGCATCGTCGGGCTCCTCAAGGCGCGCACCGGCGCGCACGAGGTCATCCTCACGATCATGCTCAACTACGTCGCGTTCTACCTCGTGGCGTGGATGGTGCGCACGCCGGGCCTGCTGCAGCGCCCGGCCGGAGACCAGCCGATCTCGGCCCCGACTCCGGCCAGCGCGCAGTTCCCCGAACTGTTCGGGCCGCGGTTCCCGCTGCTCGACTGGGGCTTCATCATCGTGATCGGCGCCACCGTGTTCGTGTGGTGGCTGGTCGAGCGGTCCAGCCTCGGCTTCCGCCTCCGCGCCGTCGGCGAGAATCCGCACGCCGCGCGTGCGGCGGGCATCTCGGTGCAGCGCATGTACATCTACGCGATGCTCTTCGCCGGTGGTCTCGCAGGCCTCGCGGCCATGAACCAGATCCAGGGATCGGTCACGAGCGGCTTCGACGGCTACATCGACGCCGGCATCGGCTTCGACGCGATCACCGTGGCCCTTCTCGGCCGCAGCCGGGCATGGGGAGTGTTCGCGGCGGGCATCCTGTTCGGCGCGCTCAAGGCAGGGTCGTTCACGATGCAGGCGTCGCAGGGCATCCCGGTCGACATCGTGCTGGTCGTCCAGTCGCTGATCGTCCTGTTCATCGCGGCGCCCCCGCTGGTGCGCACGATCTTCTTCCTTCCCAAGACCGACGCCGAGAAGGCCGCCAAGGCGCGAGCCAAGGCCGCGAAGAAGGCGGTGGCCGCATGA
- a CDS encoding BMP family lipoprotein: MTISRTKKLVGVTAAAGLLIALAGCGTAPEASPSASESEGPVAVEGFTPCLVSDDGGFNDKSFNQSALEGMERAAEELGVEPIEVESASANDYAPNLENLIAEGCTFIVSVGFKLSADTIASATANPDVSYAIIDDWADADADGTTDADNIKPLMFDTVQAAYLGGYAAAAWSAEQGVNKVGTFGGIPIPPVTIFMDGFIDGVAKYNEDKGGSVETFGWDVEAQDGSFTGGFAANDTAKQTAQSILDQGVDVILPVGGPIYQSAGEAIADAGSDTVMIGVDSDLAVTDPSVADIVLFSIMKRIDMAVYEATMQAATGEFDTTPYVGTLENEGVGLSGFGVFESELPEGLEDELAALQEQIISGELEVTSPSSP, from the coding sequence TTGACCATCTCACGCACCAAGAAGCTCGTCGGTGTCACTGCCGCAGCGGGCCTTCTCATCGCCCTGGCGGGCTGTGGAACCGCCCCGGAGGCGTCCCCGAGCGCTTCCGAGTCGGAGGGCCCTGTCGCCGTCGAGGGCTTCACGCCCTGCCTCGTCTCCGATGACGGCGGCTTCAACGACAAGTCGTTCAACCAGTCGGCCCTCGAGGGCATGGAGCGCGCCGCCGAAGAACTCGGCGTCGAGCCCATCGAAGTCGAGTCCGCCTCGGCGAACGACTACGCGCCGAACCTCGAGAACCTGATCGCCGAAGGCTGCACGTTCATCGTGTCCGTCGGCTTCAAGCTCTCGGCCGACACCATCGCCTCGGCGACGGCCAACCCCGACGTGAGCTACGCGATCATCGACGATTGGGCCGACGCGGACGCGGACGGCACCACCGACGCCGACAACATCAAGCCCCTCATGTTCGACACGGTCCAGGCCGCGTACCTCGGCGGCTACGCCGCGGCGGCATGGTCGGCCGAGCAGGGCGTCAACAAGGTCGGCACCTTCGGCGGCATCCCGATCCCGCCGGTCACGATCTTCATGGACGGCTTCATCGACGGCGTCGCGAAGTACAACGAGGACAAGGGCGGCAGCGTCGAGACCTTCGGGTGGGACGTCGAGGCCCAGGACGGCTCGTTCACCGGTGGCTTCGCCGCCAACGACACGGCCAAGCAGACCGCGCAGAGCATCCTCGACCAGGGTGTCGACGTGATCCTGCCCGTCGGCGGACCGATCTACCAGAGCGCGGGCGAGGCCATCGCCGACGCCGGCTCCGACACCGTCATGATCGGCGTCGACTCCGACCTGGCCGTCACCGACCCGTCGGTCGCCGACATCGTGCTCTTCTCGATCATGAAGCGCATCGACATGGCGGTCTACGAGGCCACGATGCAGGCCGCCACCGGTGAGTTCGACACCACGCCGTACGTCGGCACGCTCGAGAACGAGGGCGTCGGCCTGTCCGGCTTCGGCGTCTTCGAGTCGGAGCTGCCGGAGGGCCTGGAGGACGAGCTCGCAGCGCTGCAGGAGCAGATCATCTCGGGCGAGCTCGAGGTGACCTCGCCCAGCTCGCCGTAG